GTTCAAGGGAGAAATGAGCCTCGTCGGCCCGCGGCCGGAGGTGCCGCGCTATGTCGAGATGTTTCGCGACGACTACGCCTGCCTGCTGTCGGTGCGGCCTGGCATTACCGATCCTGCGTCGTTGAAATACCGCGACGAAGCGGCGATTCTGGCCCAGAGCCAGAATCCGGAGGAGACCTACGTTCGGCTAATCCTGCCCGAGAAGATTGCCCTTGCCAAGCGGTATGTCGCCCAGGCGTCGCTGAGCGGTGATCTTGCGCTCATCTGGCAAACGATCTGCCATGTCGCGCGGTGAGGCCGTCAAAGCCCGTCCAAGTATCAGATTCGACACCGTTTTAGGTCCCGCCGGTTTCACATGGCCGTCGCTTGGATTAAAGTAGGATTCACGGAACGTAAAGTCGATTCGGCGGCGTTTCTCATCTTGAACAACCGGCGCCGTCCCTCATTTCCACGTCATTTCCGTCGGGATGAATCATGCTGAAGGCAGCGATTGAAAACAAAACGGCCCGGGTCGGCGTCATCGGCCTGGGTTATGTTGGAATCCCCCTGATTCAGGCCTTTGTCAAGGCCGGCTTTAGCACGATGGGATTCGATATCGATCAGTCCAAGGTAGACCGTCTCCTGCGCGGCGAGAGTTACATTGGACATATCCCGTCGAGTTGGATCGCAGACTGCGTGGCGTCCAAGCGATTTGTGCCGACGGCCGATATGCGGCGGCTCGCCGAGGCCGACGCGATTCTGATCTGCGTGCCGACGCCGCTCAGCGAGAGCCGCGATCCCGACCTAAGCTATATTGAGACCACCGCCAGGCAAATCGCCGCCGCGCTGCGGCCCGATCAACTGATCGTGCTCGAAAGCACTACCTATCCCGGCACAACCCGCGACGTCGTCCTGCCGATACTGGAAACCAGCGGGTTGAAGGCCGGCAAGGACTTCTTTCTCGCCTATAGCCCCGAGCGCGAAGACCCGGGCAATCCCAACTACAGCGCTGCCGGCATTCCGAAGGTCGTCGGCGGAATCGA
This DNA window, taken from Pirellulales bacterium, encodes the following:
- a CDS encoding sugar transferase, encoding MKRCFDFTVALIALIALSPVFVLTAIAVRCDSRGPIFFLQQRVGRGFRSFWICKFRTMVVDAPLRGPQITSGEDPRITRVGRYLRKWKLDELPQLWNVFKGEMSLVGPRPEVPRYVEMFRDDYACLLSVRPGITDPASLKYRDEAAILAQSQNPEETYVRLILPEKIALAKRYVAQASLSGDLALIWQTICHVAR
- a CDS encoding nucleotide sugar dehydrogenase, with amino-acid sequence MLKAAIENKTARVGVIGLGYVGIPLIQAFVKAGFSTMGFDIDQSKVDRLLRGESYIGHIPSSWIADCVASKRFVPTADMRRLAEADAILICVPTPLSESRDPDLSYIETTARQIAAALRPDQLIVLESTTYPGTTRDVVLPILETSGLKAGKDFFLAYSPEREDPGNPNYSAAGIPKVVGGIEPQSAELARLIYSQAVVKVVPVANCEVAEACKILENTYRSVNIAMVNELKVLFDRIGIDVWEVIDAAKTKPFGFQAFYPGPGLGGHCIPIDPFYLTWAARKHGLHTRFIELAG